ATCGACCTCCAGTATTTCCTGAGCGATTTTGCGTCTGATCCGGTACAATGATGAAATACTTCTTTCCCACGTCGAGAGATAATCTTTTATAAGATTGCCGACCAACTTATCTGGCTTATAGTGCTGATAATCAGAGAAAAATCGATTATCCTCCAGCCGGTTTAACACTTTTTTGATCCTCTGAGTCAATATCCAGAAATATTCATAGTCTTCCAATCCCTGTCGGAAAATTTCCCAGCGCAAAGAATTTATCGGCGGTCCGGAAAAGTCCGGATTAGGATATAACAGAACTCCGTCACCGGCTTTAAGCGAAACTTTTTTCCCGCCGGCTCCGGATTGCAACATCCTGGAATTATAATACGGATTTTCTTCCCAGTGCGTTAAGTTCCACCAGCTATAGGCACCGTCAACATTCGCTTTCCAGTATCGCCAGGCATATAAACGTTTATCAATCAAGGGCGTGTCAATGTATGGATCATTGTGATAAACGAATATCAAATCGCCTGCAGATTGCCGTTTGTGAACCTCTGCTTCATCAAAGGACTGTCTGTTGAATGGTATACACCAAATATCTATGAGCCCGCGTAATTCGGGAAATGGTTTTGTGGTCATAAATATTTTTAAGCGGGGAGCGCTTTCCTTAATCACCTTTGCAATCTGTATTATTTTATCATAACCGACGTCCTCAAGCCGGGGTTCATCCCAGTATTGAAGCCAGCATTTTTCCAGCCATCCCCGTTTTTTCAAGTGAGATTCCAGTTTTCTACAATACTCTTTCAGCAAATCCCAAAATTCATTCGAACCCGTCTCAACACCCATCCATTTTCTCCGATATCTCCACCCGCTTGCATCTCCGAGAAAAGGACCAACTGTTATCGCATCAAAACCGTAATCTTTAAACAGTTTTTCCACCTTTTCGTCAAATTCAGCAAAATGGCAGATCAACTTACCCTGGATATATTCTGTTTTTAAAGAAACATTGCGAAGGACGTTTACTCGATGGGAATGCAGATTATTGTAATAATCTTTCAGGATCTCCGCTTCTTTTCTGTGATCATATTGTTTTATAAGCGAAAGCCAGAAATTGGATCGAATAAATATGTGATTTTCTCTCGGTAAGACGAAATCCCAAACATTTACCTTTATGGGAATGTGAACAGAATAATCATCCTGAAAGACCAGGGTAACCTCACCGGTATAGATACCAGAATTTATGTGTGACGGAATAAAAACATTCACCCATATCGGGTTGTTAACCTGCCTGGACAGATCGAAGACAGAATCCGGTTTTAAGTAATCCGGATGTAACCCGGCAACTCCGTCGGTGTTAGACGCCTGATTTACTTTTACATAACCTACCTTATAAGACGAAAACAGGTGTTTTGGAATTACGTCATTATTCTGTTTCGCCAGGAGGTCACTGAATTTTATCGAACATCGCTTAAATCCATCTTGGGGAACAATCACTATTTGAAAAGACTCCCATTCGTTCTTTGCACAAAAAATTTCAATTCCGTTCTTCTGGTCTTGAGGCGGATGGGTATGACGAAAAACCTTCTTCTCGGCGTATTCAAACCAAACAGTCGCTTTTTCCCGATGCAATAAGTAAGCGCCGTCAGAAGTTTTGAGGGTATCACCAGAATTCTCCTCTAAAGCCGATAATCTGACGTCGTCAAACCATACCGTGCCGTTTCCTTTTATGTACAATGCAATAAGTATTGAACTTGCTTCTCTGTGAGTATAAAAATTGAGATGATAAATTCCCCAATCCTTATTTTCATCAGAGCAGTTAATTGATAGATCAGCATTCTTTATGGGCAGTTTACGGCCGTGCGCATCGAAATAATGGACGGCGATTCCTATACGACCGGAATAATTTGAAGCTTTTACCGCCGCAACAACACGATACCATCTGCCCCTGATAAAGTCTTTTACCCGCTGGTTACATCCGTAAAATTCATTATTCTCTGTTCTGAAATTCTCAATCTTTAAACTGCTGCCCCCTGAGTAGTGTACAAAAGTATCGATCTTTACGGTAACGCCCTGGACAAAAGACGGTTCCCAGCCCGGTGCTATACCCGTTTCAAAATCACCGTTGATCAATAAATTTTCCCCTTTTAATGCCTTACATCCCAAAACCAATGCCATTACGACCATTATCCCATACAAGGTTTTGTTCTTCAACAAATTTTCAGACGAAGCACGGAAGTAATGATATATCATCACCAATATATCAATCATCAGCCAGGTCCAGATATAAATTGATCGTTCGATCTATTACATTCTCGTAATCGTAATTAAGAGCGGTTTTCCGGGCGGCCGTTCCGAATTTTTTACATAAATCGTTGTCTTCGAGTAAATTATTAATGGCGTCTACAAACAGATCGTATCGATTAATGGCGACGGTAATCCCGTTGAATCCATTATTAATAATCTCATCGATACCACTCACCTTGTGGGCAACAACAGGTTTCGCCATTGCCATCCCTTCGAGTAACGAACGCGGCAGTCCTTCCCATAGTGAAGGAAGAATAAATATATCAAAGATAGCCAGTAAAGGGGGAATATCTTCCACTACACCGGTAAATACAATATAATCAGATAAGTTAAGAACGCGGATTTTTTCTCTCATTTGTTCCAGCAGTTCACCGCCGCCTACAAAAAGAAAAATAACATCTTTTCTTTTTTGCAGCACCCCCTGGGCGATCTTCACAAAACCTTCTGGATTTTTCTGTGCACTGACCCGTCCAATCGTTCCTATCACTCTTCGACCGCCGGGATTAAATTTCAAGCGTGCATGTTCCACTGAATGCTGATCGTAATGCAAAAATGAACGCAAATTAATACCGTTGCCGATGAAATAATATTTGGCGGCTTCTCCGATTTTATACAGTTCAGCTTCTTTCATATCTGCCTCTGTCTGAAAAAGCAGCTTTGTCGTAAAGGTGGCGATAATTTTTTCGATAAATCTGAAAAACATCTGGGCGAATGAATTTCCCGCTTTAAGACCCCAGCCGTGTACTGTATGAAGAATAACAGGAGTACGTGCAACTCCTGCGGCAATCCTGCCGATGACACCGGCTTTCGAACCATGGGTGTGAACGATTTTATACCGGTGCTTTTTTAAAATTGCAACAAGTCTTAAGAAAGTCAGAAAGTCCTTAATCAAATTTATTTCGCGGACCAGGCTGGGAAGAGTAATGAAATTTAAATTCTTTCTTCTTCCATGAGCCAGCAGACGACCTTCATTCTCCGATTGAAATCCATGAATTATCGTACAGGCAAATAATTTTGAATCGAGCTTTTCAACCAAGTGCAAAGTTCCTATTGAGGCACCTCCATACACCATCTTTGCTATAATATGACAAACGTTTATTTTATGCACGGGAGATAATCTGTTCATAAAATCCACACACCTGATCCGCTGCTCTTTTCCAGGAAAAATCTCTAACTCTATGCGTTCCCTTTTTAATCAGTTCTTTTCTCTTTTTTTCATCTTTTATCATAAGCAACAGTGCCGACGCCATCTGTTCAACATCACGGGGGTCGACATAAAGCGCAGCTTCTCCGGCAACTTCAGGCATTGAAGATATATTTGATGTTATCACCGGCACCTGCAGGGACATCGCCTCCAGGAGGGGTAGACCAAAGCCTTCATACAGAGAGGGATAAACAAGTGCCAATGCATTTTTGTAAAGTGCGCATAACGTGTTCTCTGACGCCGTTCCGAAAAAGATAATTTTGTCACATCTTGTTTCACTCTTGAAAACCGCATATTTAGGACCCACAAGAACAAGATAAGGGACAGAATCACCAAGCTGTTTAGAGACCCTGATGAAAGCCTCGATCAATCTCTTTACGTTCTTATGGGGCCTGTTTTCTCCGACGAACAGAAAATATCGTTTACCCTTTAACCCCGGCGGCAGATCTTGATTCGTAGAGTTTGAAATTGTCGGTGCTTCGTAGATAACCCGTATCTTATCTGGAGACCCCCCAAATAACACTATATCCTTTTTGGTCGCTTCAGACACTGCGATAATCCCCGTCGCTTTATGAATTCCTCTGGTGATAATCCATTTGTAATAGACGGCTTTAAAGCCGCTTCTGAAAAATTCCGGGAAGAAAAGATACTTAAGGTCGTGTATCGTTACGATAGATGATGTTCGGATACCGAATGCCGGAAAGTATGAACTCAGGCAATGATATAAGTCGTGTTGATTGATGAGGTTTCGTATGTAAAATAGAATCAGGTCACGCCAGGGACCGATTACAGGTGCCTTGATGGTATTAAAGTAAACGTTCTCCTTTTCGAGAGAAAACAGGGGATGCTCTCTGGAAAGAGAATTTTGCACGAGCACCGTGAAATTATATTCTTTTATCTTGAGCAGTGCCTTCAATAAATAAAAACTATATTTACCCAGACCTGTTGGAGTATTTACGATTCCAGTTGCATCAATGAATATTTTTCTTCGAGGCATGACCAGAAAGCCGCTCCATCTTCGCTTTTGGTTGCAGGCACTGTTCGGCAAAGGGCTTGAATACTGCGTCGGTTATCATTTTTATTTTTTCTTAAAAAATCTGAATAGACGTTCTTTAAATTTTATAAAGTCCTGATTCATTATTTTGTAAATTTCCTGCCATTCTGAAACTTTCTTAATCTCCTCTAAATATTCAAAAAAGAAAGTAAGGACAAAACCGGTCAGCAGACTCAAACCCGCACAAAATATGACGATGGCGCTTCTTTTTGGATAACTTTTCTTCTCGGGCGGAGAAGCTTTATCGAGAATCTCCACGGTCGGTGTATCTTTCACCTCCAGAATCTTCGCCTGCTCGTACTGTTGGGTAAGAACTTCGTATATCGTCTCCTGGACTTTAACATTCCGCAACAATCGAGCATATTCCAAAGAGACTTCAGGAAGATTGGAGAGCGGAATCGAAAATCCGGCACCGAACTCATCTCTCTTCTTCGTCTTGCTGCCGAACTCAATCTTTGCAAGCTGTTTTCTCAGCTCTCTCAACTCCTGCTCAATGCTCCGTGTATATGGATTATTAACGCCTCCGGATGCACCCTTCTGAACCTCTTTCAAAATAATTTGACTCTTCAAGGTGGCGATCGTCTCAATCACCTTTTCAATTTCAATATCAAGGGCGATGGTCCGATGCTTTTCCTGGAACTTCCTCAGCGATTCTTCGGCTTTAGTTAATGAATCCTCGGTCTCTTTCAATCTTTTTTCAATAAAGATACGATATTTCTTTCCGGAAGTCATGGCGGTCTCTCGGTTAAATTTGTCCAACTCTTCAATATAAGCATTGGCAATGTCAGCGGCGAGATTTTTATTTTTATAAGTTACTGCAACAGAAATGAGCCCCTCCGGTGAAACCTCTATCTTTGTAATGGCATCGAGCTGTTTCGAAGCGTCAGAAAATGTTTTGGTTCCAAATTCCTTCATCAGATTGAATCTTCTGATTATCTTTCCTTTTATACGACCGCTGTGCATTATCGCGGCAAAAAGATCCGACGGTGTAACCATCCCAGAGAGACCGGATATTTTGGCCAAGCCGGCTATATTCCCGGGGATGTCGGCAGAGATCATTCCAAGCATTGTCATCTGGTCGGAACTCGGAGGTAATATCGTTGCAGTGGCAGTGAATTGAGGGGTTATTAACAGACTGATTATAAGAGATGCTATAGTAGT
This genomic window from candidate division WOR-3 bacterium contains:
- a CDS encoding DUF4091 domain-containing protein; the protein is MIDILVMIYHYFRASSENLLKNKTLYGIMVVMALVLGCKALKGENLLINGDFETGIAPGWEPSFVQGVTVKIDTFVHYSGGSSLKIENFRTENNEFYGCNQRVKDFIRGRWYRVVAAVKASNYSGRIGIAVHYFDAHGRKLPIKNADLSINCSDENKDWGIYHLNFYTHREASSILIALYIKGNGTVWFDDVRLSALEENSGDTLKTSDGAYLLHREKATVWFEYAEKKVFRHTHPPQDQKNGIEIFCAKNEWESFQIVIVPQDGFKRCSIKFSDLLAKQNNDVIPKHLFSSYKVGYVKVNQASNTDGVAGLHPDYLKPDSVFDLSRQVNNPIWVNVFIPSHINSGIYTGEVTLVFQDDYSVHIPIKVNVWDFVLPRENHIFIRSNFWLSLIKQYDHRKEAEILKDYYNNLHSHRVNVLRNVSLKTEYIQGKLICHFAEFDEKVEKLFKDYGFDAITVGPFLGDASGWRYRRKWMGVETGSNEFWDLLKEYCRKLESHLKKRGWLEKCWLQYWDEPRLEDVGYDKIIQIAKVIKESAPRLKIFMTTKPFPELRGLIDIWCIPFNRQSFDEAEVHKRQSAGDLIFVYHNDPYIDTPLIDKRLYAWRYWKANVDGAYSWWNLTHWEENPYYNSRMLQSGAGGKKVSLKAGDGVLLYPNPDFSGPPINSLRWEIFRQGLEDYEYFWILTQRIKKVLNRLEDNRFFSDYQHYKPDKLVGNLIKDYLSTWERSISSLYRIRRKIAQEILEVDEHPYIFVKTIPEEGSKVKDHIKIYGLTESGVHIYIEGIKSAVDDHGLFEARVKVPREKILTIVARQGNKKKEIKLEFK
- a CDS encoding glycosyltransferase family 1 protein, whose amino-acid sequence is MNRLSPVHKINVCHIIAKMVYGGASIGTLHLVEKLDSKLFACTIIHGFQSENEGRLLAHGRRKNLNFITLPSLVREINLIKDFLTFLRLVAILKKHRYKIVHTHGSKAGVIGRIAAGVARTPVILHTVHGWGLKAGNSFAQMFFRFIEKIIATFTTKLLFQTEADMKEAELYKIGEAAKYYFIGNGINLRSFLHYDQHSVEHARLKFNPGGRRVIGTIGRVSAQKNPEGFVKIAQGVLQKRKDVIFLFVGGGELLEQMREKIRVLNLSDYIVFTGVVEDIPPLLAIFDIFILPSLWEGLPRSLLEGMAMAKPVVAHKVSGIDEIINNGFNGITVAINRYDLFVDAINNLLEDNDLCKKFGTAARKTALNYDYENVIDRTINLYLDLADD
- a CDS encoding glycosyltransferase family 1 protein; protein product: MPRRKIFIDATGIVNTPTGLGKYSFYLLKALLKIKEYNFTVLVQNSLSREHPLFSLEKENVYFNTIKAPVIGPWRDLILFYIRNLINQHDLYHCLSSYFPAFGIRTSSIVTIHDLKYLFFPEFFRSGFKAVYYKWIITRGIHKATGIIAVSEATKKDIVLFGGSPDKIRVIYEAPTISNSTNQDLPPGLKGKRYFLFVGENRPHKNVKRLIEAFIRVSKQLGDSVPYLVLVGPKYAVFKSETRCDKIIFFGTASENTLCALYKNALALVYPSLYEGFGLPLLEAMSLQVPVITSNISSMPEVAGEAALYVDPRDVEQMASALLLMIKDEKKRKELIKKGTHRVRDFSWKRAADQVCGFYEQIISRA